The following proteins are co-located in the Oncorhynchus gorbuscha isolate QuinsamMale2020 ecotype Even-year linkage group LG22, OgorEven_v1.0, whole genome shotgun sequence genome:
- the si:ch211-284o19.8 gene encoding protein lifeguard 1, with translation MGTLPPGECNPLGEPGSSSPEADAALLVSSFDDKTIRKAFIRKVFSVVTLQLLVTFSIVCVFTFSSVVRAAVQSNIWIYLSSYILFAVVAISLSFSNSFSRSHPWNLVGLSVVTLTLSYLVGTVASFHNTTAVVIAMGATVAISFTIIIFSAQTRVDFTICNGILLVLAVDLLMFSFFCCFFYSNVLQIVYGSLGAMLFSLFLAIDCQLVMGRQKYALDPEEYVFAALILYLDIINIFLYLLIIMGGSSK, from the exons ATGGGAACTCTCCCCCCTGGAGAGTGTAACCCTTTGGGAGAGCCAG GATCGTCTTCACCAGAGGCAGACGCCGCCCTATTGGTGTCATCTTTTGATGACAAGACCATAAGGAAGGCGTTTATCAGAAAG GTGTTCAGTGTCGTGACCCTGCAGTTGCTAGTGACCTTCAGCATCGTGTGTGTGTTCACGTTCTCCAGTGTGGTGAGGGCGGCGGTGCAGAGCAACATCTGGATCTACCTCAGCTCATACATCCTGTTTGCTGTGGTGGCCATCTCCCTTAGCTTCTCCAATTCCTTCAGCAGAAGCCATCCCTGGAACCTGGTGGGACTG TCAGTGGTCACTCTCACCCTATCTTACTTGGTTGGCACTGTGGCCTCATTTCACAATACCACTGCTGTAGTCATCGCCATGGGAGCAACAGTGGCGATCTCCTTCACCATCATCATCTTCTCAGCCCAG ACTCGAGTGGACTTCACAATTTGTAATGGCATTCTGCTGGTGCTGGCAGTGGACCTTCTCATGTTCAGCTTCTTCTGCTGTTTCTTCTACTCCAATGTGCTGCAGATAGTCTACGGATCTCTGGGAGCCATGCTCTTCTCACTG tTCTTGGCGATTGACTGCCAGCTGGTGATGGGCAGGCAGAAGTACGCTCTAGATCCAGAGGAGTATGTGTTTGCTGCCCTGATCCTGTACCTGGACATCATTAACATCTTCCTCTATCTGCTCATCATAATGGGAGGCTCCAGCAAATAg
- the zgc:66427 gene encoding E3 ubiquitin-protein ligase znrf1, with protein MGTRASRLQEDPVPSTFGKDGITRDSYRRPRCNRPTSIMVDFLGSFDDSETNHSRSEEGSDSDMGQQASTGGSPVDHKSHPSISPSSPAEDNSECKREEDCNSSPAGAVNGEHLPGEETGQVPHRTFSERLPGNRHSSGRNVSARSARMRGIHQRPVSEAWIGLYRVNNRHGNIRCPFCSKPFSGGRIEDHLLSCLTSPPLPYNMDVLSKDSGECSICLDELQQGETIARLACLCVYHKSCIDSWAKVKTCCPEHPFD; from the exons ATGGGGACAAGAGCTAGTCGTTTACAAGAGGACCCAGTGCCTTCGACTTTCGGGAAAGATGGCATCACCCGGGATTCCTATCGACGACCCCGGTGCAATAGGCCCACCAGTATTATGGTAGACTTTTTGGGGAGTTTTGACGATTCAGAGACCAACCATAGCCGATCGGAGGAGGGCAGCGATTCGGACATGGGGCAACAGGCGAGCACCGGTGGAAGCCCCGTCGACCACAAGAGCCACCCGTCCATCAGCCCATCATCACCAGCAGAAGACAACAGCGAATGCAAACGCGAGGAAGACTGCAATAGCAGTCCTGCGGGTGCTGTAAACGGGGAACATCTGCCTGGAGAGGAGACAGGCCAAGTGCCTCACCGCACTTTCTCTGAACGTTTACCCGGTAATCGACACTCTTCTGGGCGCAACGTCAGCGCAAGATCCGCACGGATGAGAGGCATCCATCAGCGCCCAGTGTCGGAGGCTTGGATTGGCCTCTACCGTGTCAACAACCGACATGGCA ATATCCGCTGTCCGTTCTGCTCCAAGCCTTTCTCGGGTGGCAGAATTGAGGATCACCTGTTGAGCTGTCtcacatctccccctctcccttacAACA TGGACGTGCTGAGTAAGGACAGCGGTGAGTGTTCCATCTGTCTGGACGAGCTGCAGCAGGGAGAGACCATCGCCCGGCTGGCCTGCCTTTGTGTCTACCACAAGAG CTGTATTGACTCCTGGGCGAAGGTGAAGACCTGCTGTCCTGAACACCCTTTTGATTGA